The following proteins are co-located in the Agelaius phoeniceus isolate bAgePho1 chromosome 36, bAgePho1.hap1, whole genome shotgun sequence genome:
- the LOC143696504 gene encoding uncharacterized protein LOC143696504: MFQGHPKEHSRNTFKNIPATPQGTFLEHLQEHPRKRSSNTIRNIPETCQGTPQGTFQQHPRNTPRSIPGTPPGMFQGHPQEHSSNTPKTPQETFQQHPKEHSRNTFKNIPETPQGAFLEHLQECSKDTPRNIPATLQSVFQEHPKNIPAILQKHPWSIPGTFQGTFQKHLQQHPKEHSRTTPGTFQNPKNTPRNVPETFQEHLRNIPETLPRTAPQEHSRNTSRTTPGALQRTFQKHLQQHLQKHSRNTLRNTPEHPRSSSETFQKHLQELLRNIPEHSRNIPRTPSGTFQKHLQELLRNIPEHSKSTLRNIPEHSKNTLRNIPEHSRTTSGTFQNTPGTFQNTPRTPSGTFQNTQELLRNIPEHSKNTLRNIPETPPGTLQEHPQEHSRTLQEHSKSTLRNIPRAPSGTFQNTPRAPSGTFQNTPGPAPCPGQPGVPRPRFGAVLGPFGALW; this comes from the exons ATGTTCCAAGGACACCCCAAGGAACATTCCAGAAACAC CTTCAAGAACATTCCAGCAACACCCCAAGGAACATTCCTGGAACACCTTCAAGAACACCCCAGGAAACGTTCCAGCAACACCATAAGGAACATTCCAGAAACATGCCAAGGAACACCCCAAGGAACATTCCAGCAACACCCCAGAAACACGCCAAGGAGCATTCCTGGAACACCTCCAGGAATGTTCCAAGGACACCCCCAAGAACATTCCAGCaataccccaaaaacaccccaggAAACGTTCCAGCAACACCCCAAGGAACATTCTAGAAACACCTTCAAGAACATTCCAGAAACACCCCAAGGAGCATTCCTGGAACACCTCCAGGAATGTTCCAAGGATACCCCCAGGAACATTCCAGCAACACTCCAAAGCGTATTCCAGGAACACCCCAAGAACATTCCAGCAATACTCCAAAAACACCCCTGGAGCATTCCAGGAACATTCCAAGGAACATTCCAGAAACACCTTCAGCAACACCCTAAGGAACACTCCAGGACCACCCCAGGAACATTCCAGAACCCCAAGAACACTCCCAGGAATGTTCCAGAAACGTTCCAGGAACATCTAAGGAACATTCCAGAAACACTTCCAAGAACAGCCCCCCAGGAACATTCCAGAAACACCTCCAGGACCACCCCAGGAGCATTGCAAAGAACATTCCAGAAACACCTCCAGCAACACCTCCAGAAACATTCCAGGAACACCCTCAGGAACACTCCAGAGCACCCCAGGAGCTCCTCAGAAACATTCCAGAAACACCTCCAGGAGCTCCTCAGGAACATTCCAGAACACTCCAGGAACATTCCAAGAACACCCTCAGGAACATTCCAGAAACACCTCCAGGAGCTCCTCAGGAACATTCCAGAACATTCCAAGAGCACCCTCAGGAACATTCCAGAACACTCCAAGAACACCCTCAGGAACATTCCAGAACACTCCAGGACCACCTCAGGAACATTCCAGAACACTCCAGGAACATTCCAGAACACTCCAAGAACACCCTCAGGAACATTCCAGAACACCCAGGAGCTCCTCAGGAACATTCCAGAACACTCCAAGAACACCCTCAGGAACATTCCAGAAACACCTCCAGGAACACTCCAAGAGCACCCTCAGGAACATTCCAGAACACTCCAGGAACACTCCAAGAGCACCCTCAGGAACATTCCAAGAGCACCCTCAGGAACATTCCAGAACACTCCAAGAGCACCCTCAGGAACATTCCAGAACACTCCAGGACCAGCCccgtgcccggggcagcccGGGGTGCCCAGGCCCCGTTTCGGGGCCGTTTTGGGGCCGTTTGGGGCCCTTTGGTGA
- the HNRNPL gene encoding heterogeneous nuclear ribonucleoprotein L: MSRRRWRGPQGAEGGGRGADMGKMATGGGGGGSGRYYGGGGGGEGGRAPKRLKTESAEAPPHGPGGPGGAGGGAGAGGSENYEDPHKTPASPVVHIRGLIDGIVEADLVEALQEFGPISYVVVMPKKRQALVEFEDILGACNAVNYAADNQIYFAGHPAFVNYSTSQKISRPGDSDDARGVNNVLLFTILNPIYSITTDVLYTICNPCGPVQRIVIFRKNGVQAMVEFDSVQSAQRAKASLNGADIYSGCCTLKIEYAKPSRLNVFKNDQDTWDYTNPNLSGTGEPGGNPNKRQRQPPLLGDHPAEYGGPHGGYHHGHYHHDEGYGPPPPHYEGRRMGPPPVGGGHRRGPGRYGPQYGHPPPPPPPPPDYGPHADSPVLMVYGLDQAKMNCDRVFNVFCLYGNVEKVKFMKSKPGAAMVEMADGYAVDRAITHLNNNFMFGQKLNVCVSKQHAIMPGQSYGLEDGSCSYKDFSGSRNNRFSTPEQAAKNRIQHPSNVLHFFNAPLDVTEDNFYEICDELGVKRPSSVKVFSGKSERSSSGLLEWDSKSDALETLGFLNHFQMKNPNGPYPYTLKLCFSTAQHAS, encoded by the exons ATGTCGCGGCGGCGGTGGCGCGGCCCTCAGGGTGCTGAAGGTGGCGGACGCGGAGCCGACATGGGGAAGATGGCtacgggcggcggcggcggcggttcGGGCCGATATTatggcggcggtggcggcggcgaaGGCGGGAGAGCCCCAAAACGCCTGAAAACCGAGAGCGCGGAGGCGCCGCCTCATGGGCCTGGCGGGCCGGGgggcgcgggcggcggggccggagcgggaGGATCG GAGAACTACGAGGACCCGCACAAGACGCCGGCGTCGCCCGTGGTTCACATCCGCGGCCTCATCGACGGCATCGTGGAGGCCGACCTGGTGGAGGCGCTGCAGGAGTTCGGGCCCATCAG ctaCGTGGTGGTGATGCCGAAGAAGCGCCAGGCCCTGGTGGAGTTCGAGGACATCCTGGGCGCCTGCAATGCCGTCAACTACGCGGCCGACAACCAGATCTACTTCGCTGGGCACCCGGCCTTCGTCAACTACTCCACCAGCCAGAAGATCTCACGGCCAGGGGACAGCGACGACGCGCGCGGCGTCAACAACGTGCTGCTCTTCACCATCCTCAACCCCATCTACTCCATCACCAcg gACGTGCTCTACACCATCTGCAACCCCTGCGGGCCGGTGCAGAGGATCGTCATCTTCCGCAAGAACGGCGTGCAGGCCATGGTGGA GTTTGACTCGGTGCAGAGCGCCCAGCGCGCCAAGGCCTCGCTCAACGGCGCCGACATCTACTCAGGGTGCTGCACCCTCAAGATCGAGTACGCCAAg cccagccgcCTGAACGTGTTCAAGAATGACCAGGACACCTGGGACTACACCAACCCCAACCTGAGCGGGACAG GAGAGCCCGGAGGGAACCCCAACAAGCGGCAGCGGCAGCCGCCCCTGCTGGGCGACCACCCGGCCGAGTACG GCGGTCCCCATGGCGGTTACCACCACGGCCACTACCACCACGACGAGGGCTACGGGCCCCCTCCCCCCCATTACGAGGGGCGGCGCATGGGCCCTCCCCCGGTGGGGGGGGGGCACCGGAGGGGTCCCGGCCGTTACGGGCCCCAGTACGGGCAcccccccccgccgccgccgccgccccccgacTACGGCCCCCACGCCGACTCACCCGTGCTGATGGTGTACGGGCTGGACCAGGCCAAGATGAACTGTGACAGGGTCTTCAACGTCTTCTGCCTCTATGGGAATGTGGAGAAG GTGAAGTTCATGAAGAGCAAGCCGGGCGCGGCCATGGTGGAGATGGCCGATGGCTACGCCGTGGACAGAGCCATCACCCACCTCAACAACAACTTCATGTTCGGCCAGAAACTCAACGTCTG TGTCTCCAAGCAGCACGCCATCATGCCAGGCCAGTCCTACGGGCTGGAGGACGGCTCCTGCAGCTACAAGGATTTCAGCGGTTCCCGCAACAATCGCTTCTCCACGCCCGAGCAGGCGGCCAAGAACCGCATCCAGCACCCCAGCAACGTCCTGCACTTCTTCAACGCGCCCCTGGACGTCACCGAGGACAACTTCTATGAG atcTGTGACGAGCTCGGGGTCAAGCGCCCGTCCTCGGTCAAGGTGTTCTCTGGCAAGA GCGAGCGCAGCTCCTCGGGGCTGCTCGAGTGGGACTCCAAGAGCGACGCCCTGGAGACGCTCGGGTTCCTCAACCACTTCCAGATGAAGAACCCCA ATGGGCCCTACCCCTACACGCTCAAGCTCTGCTTCTCCACGGCCCAGCACGCCTCataa